One Choloepus didactylus isolate mChoDid1 chromosome 8, mChoDid1.pri, whole genome shotgun sequence DNA window includes the following coding sequences:
- the LOC119541804 gene encoding olfactory receptor 6C4, translating into MKNQTAFTEFILLGLTNRHELQVVTFLFLFLTYILSVLGNLTIILLTLLDPNLQTPMYFFLRNFSFLEISFTSIFIPRFLTSLTTGNKAISFAGCLTQYFFAIFLGATEFYLLASMSYDRYVAICKPLHYLTIMSSRVCIQLVFCSWLGGLLAILSPIILMSQVDFCASNVLNHYFCDYGPLLEIACSDTSFIELMVILSATVTLVVTLVLVTLSYMYIIRTILRIPSAQQRTKAFSTCSSHMIVITLSYGSCMFMYINPSAKEVGTFNKGAAVLITSVTPLLNPFIYTLRNQQVKQAFKGTVKKIVKF; encoded by the coding sequence ATGAAAAACCAAACTGCATTTACTGAGTTTATCCTGCTGGGCCTTACAAACCGACATGAACTCCAGGTGGTGACAttcctctttctgttcctcaccTACATACTAAGTGTCCTAGGAAATCTGACCATTATCCTCCTCACCTTATTAGACCCTAACCTCCAGACTCCTATGTATTTCTTTCTCCGGAATTTTTCCTTCTTAGAAATTTCCTTCACATCCATTTTTATTCCCAGATTTCTGACCAGCTTGACAACAGGAAATAAAGCCATCAGCTTTGCTGGCTGCTTGACTCAGTATTTTTTTGCCATATTTCTCGGGGCAACAGAGTTTTACCTCCTGGCCTCTAtgtcctatgaccgctatgtagcCATCTGCAAACCCCTGCATTACCTGACCATCATGAGCAGCAGAGTCTGCATACAACTTGTGTTTTGCTCCTGGCTGGGGGGATTGTTGGCTATCTTATCCCCTATCATCCTGATGAGCCAGGTGGATTTCTGTGCCTCCAATGTGCTGAATCACTATTTCTGTGACTATGGGCCCCTCCTGGAGATTGCCTGTTCAGACACAAGCTTCATAGAACTGATGGTCATCCTCTCAGCGACTGTGACTCTGGTGGTTACTCTGGTGCTGGTGACACTTTCTTACATGTACATTATTAGGACCATTCTGAGGATTCCTTCTGCCCAGCAAAGGACAAAGGCCTTTTCCACTTGCTCCTCCCACATGATTGTCATTACCCTCTCCTATGGCAGCTGCATGTTTATGTACATCAATCCCTCTGCAAAAGAAGTAGGTACTTTCAACAAAGGAGCAGCTGTACTCATTACTTCAGTTACCCCCTTGTTGAATCCCTTTATTTATACCCTAAGAAATCAACAAGTGAAGCAAGCCTTCAAGGGCACTGTCAAAAAGATtgtgaagttttaa